A window of the Amycolatopsis solani genome harbors these coding sequences:
- a CDS encoding adenylosuccinate synthase, with the protein MPAIVLIGAQWGDEGKGKATDLMGDRVQWVVRYQGGNNAGHTVVLPNGENFALHLIPSGILTPGVTNVIGNGVVVDPGVLLDELSGLEARDVDTSKLLISADAHLIMPYHVAIDKVTERYLGSRKIGTTGRGIGPCYQDKIARVGVRVQDLLDEKIFRQKVEAALEFKNQVLVKVYNRKALDADQVADEVLAAGEKFSHRIADTRLQLNQALERGETVLLEGSQGTLLDVDHGTYPFVTSSNPTSGGASAGSGIGPGRITTVLGILKAYTTRVGSGPFPTELHDESGEYLRKQGGEFGVTTGRSRRTGWFDAVIARYAVRVNGITDYFLTKLDVLSGLEKVPVCVGYEVDGFRTQDMPMTQTDVHHAIPIYEELPGWFEDISGCRTFEELPANARAYVERLEELSGARISAIGVGPGRDQTIVRHTFV; encoded by the coding sequence ATGCCGGCCATCGTGCTCATCGGTGCCCAGTGGGGGGACGAAGGCAAGGGCAAGGCCACCGACCTGATGGGTGACCGCGTCCAGTGGGTCGTCCGCTACCAGGGTGGCAACAACGCCGGTCACACGGTCGTCCTGCCGAACGGCGAGAACTTCGCCCTCCACCTCATCCCGTCCGGCATCCTGACGCCGGGCGTGACCAACGTCATCGGCAACGGCGTGGTGGTGGACCCGGGCGTGCTGCTCGACGAGCTCTCCGGCCTCGAAGCGCGGGACGTGGACACGTCCAAGCTGCTGATTTCGGCCGACGCGCACCTGATCATGCCGTACCACGTCGCCATCGACAAAGTCACCGAGCGCTACCTCGGCAGCCGCAAGATCGGCACCACCGGCCGCGGCATCGGCCCGTGCTACCAGGACAAGATCGCCCGCGTCGGCGTCCGCGTGCAGGACCTGCTCGACGAGAAGATCTTCCGCCAGAAGGTCGAGGCGGCGCTGGAGTTCAAGAACCAGGTGCTGGTGAAGGTCTACAACCGCAAGGCACTCGACGCCGACCAGGTCGCCGACGAGGTGCTCGCGGCGGGCGAGAAGTTCTCGCACCGCATCGCCGACACGCGGCTGCAGCTCAACCAGGCCCTCGAGCGCGGCGAGACCGTGCTGCTGGAAGGCTCGCAGGGCACGCTGCTCGACGTCGACCACGGCACCTACCCGTTCGTGACGTCGTCGAACCCGACGTCCGGCGGCGCGAGCGCGGGTTCGGGCATCGGCCCGGGCCGGATCACCACGGTGCTCGGCATCCTCAAGGCGTACACCACCCGCGTCGGCTCCGGCCCGTTCCCGACCGAGCTGCACGACGAGTCGGGCGAGTACCTCCGCAAGCAGGGCGGCGAGTTCGGCGTCACGACCGGCCGCTCCCGCCGCACCGGCTGGTTCGACGCGGTGATCGCGCGGTACGCGGTCCGCGTCAACGGCATCACCGACTACTTCCTCACGAAGCTGGACGTGTTGTCCGGCCTGGAGAAGGTGCCGGTGTGCGTCGGCTACGAGGTCGACGGCTTCCGCACGCAGGACATGCCGATGACGCAGACCGACGTGCACCACGCGATCCCGATCTACGAAGAGCTCCCGGGCTGGTTCGAGGACATCTCGGGCTGCCGCACGTTCGAGGAGCTCCCGGCGAACGCGCGCGCGTACGTCGAGCGCCTGGAAGAGCTGTCGGGCGCCCGGATCTCGGCGATCGGCGTCGGCCCGGGCCGCGACCAGACGATCGTGCGCCACACGTTCGTCTAG
- a CDS encoding OsmC family protein: MSLTEVIEGTRKAVDADPHNAAVSFSVEHTLKPGTRTEVEVKVRDHGFTVDEPPALGGTDQAANPVEYALAALGSCQVVTYQFWAAKRGIPIDSIKVTVDGDLDLHGFFGFAFNTRPGFGDVRVSVQLEGPASRERYEDLKREVDEHCPVLDLFRNETPVTTKLT; encoded by the coding sequence ATGTCGCTGACCGAAGTCATCGAAGGCACCCGCAAGGCCGTCGACGCCGATCCGCACAACGCCGCCGTTTCCTTCAGCGTGGAGCACACCCTCAAGCCCGGGACCCGGACCGAAGTCGAGGTCAAGGTGCGGGACCACGGCTTCACCGTCGACGAACCGCCCGCGCTCGGGGGCACGGACCAGGCCGCCAACCCCGTCGAGTACGCGCTCGCCGCGCTCGGGTCGTGTCAGGTCGTCACCTACCAGTTCTGGGCGGCGAAGCGCGGGATCCCGATCGACTCGATCAAGGTCACCGTCGACGGCGATCTCGACCTGCACGGCTTCTTCGGGTTCGCCTTCAACACCCGGCCCGGTTTCGGGGACGTCCGGGTGTCCGTCCAGCTGGAAGGCCCGGCGAGCCGGGAGCGCTACGAAGACCTCAAGCGCGAGGTCGACGAGCACTGCCCGGTGCTCGACCTGTTCCGCAACGAGACGCCGGTGACGACGAAACTGACCTAG
- a CDS encoding AfsR/SARP family transcriptional regulator, producing the protein MEFLLLGPVEVRSGATHLRLASQRQRALLAALLLAPGVVVPPHRLVEVIWGQTAPRSATANLRTHVAQLRRQLATLDGGSRRIHARAGGYLVEVQAGELDAERFDQLAAAGQRALLDGDDERAAERFERALALWRGRPLDNLPSTAALDGEAQRLADARLAAVEHHCRARLNLGACADVAAELRRLVVDHPLHERLWALLMLALAGAGQQAAALEAYDTIAGRLAGDLGADPGPELRSAQLAVLRQQAVPTTAPPRPAQLPRAAAGFRGRHAELAALDRLLPTGEGSRLGVVVGTAGVGKSDLASQWAHRVRDRFPDGQLYADLRRSARPGPVLGRFLRALGVPAREIPADLDEAAALYRSVLTTKAVLCVLDDALDSEHVRPLLPAAPNCTVVVTSRNRLDGLVALDGAHRVALDVLDAADAVSVLATAIGPERAAREPAATAELAETCARLPIALRITGARIRHRVGRRVEDHLADVRAQGVLDSLTTDGDTSAVRAAYDLSYETLDTATRRTFRLLGLVPGPDTTPAAATALTGTPAATRHLERLALAHLVQEHAPGRYRLHDLLRRYAAERAAAECTVDERDTAVRNLLDHYLDRTAAASALLYPFLLRPPGPVPDRTAFAGEAAARTWLEAEVLNLVAAIRHAHAHGYHHLAWQLVDGLRGHSMHFWLPEGPDLARIGLESAEATHRADLRAAAHNNLAAVLALHYDFEPAVTHFEAALGLYRALRFRRGVTGVLENLATLHLTTGDLDRAVTLFTEAGALDPARNPICRRSLGVLAEYRGRLAEASAIHAERAATRDPDDLVLLARVHARAGEYETARSEAREAAEGGRRSHDRCTESHALAVLSRVHAATGDPAQAVRLAEKALEHARGIGDPGAEIAGHTALALSHLAGGDHERALLSGHHALRTARRIGTRFEECEALVTIGRTHRAAGPREQADHYLATASKLARAHGYDGLAREP; encoded by the coding sequence GTGGAGTTCCTGCTCCTCGGCCCGGTCGAGGTCCGGTCGGGAGCCACGCACCTGCGGCTGGCCTCGCAGCGGCAACGCGCGCTGCTCGCCGCTCTCCTGCTGGCGCCCGGGGTGGTCGTGCCGCCGCACCGGCTGGTCGAAGTGATCTGGGGCCAGACGGCGCCGCGCTCGGCGACGGCGAACCTGCGGACCCACGTCGCCCAGCTGCGGCGGCAGCTCGCGACGCTGGACGGCGGCTCGCGGCGGATCCACGCCCGCGCCGGCGGTTACCTCGTCGAGGTCCAGGCGGGTGAGCTCGACGCCGAACGGTTCGACCAGCTCGCCGCGGCGGGACAGCGGGCCCTGCTCGACGGCGACGACGAACGTGCCGCGGAGCGGTTCGAGCGGGCCTTGGCGCTGTGGCGGGGCCGGCCACTGGACAACCTGCCGTCGACCGCGGCGCTCGACGGCGAGGCCCAGCGCCTGGCCGATGCCCGGCTCGCCGCCGTCGAGCACCACTGCCGCGCGCGCCTCAACCTCGGTGCCTGCGCGGACGTGGCCGCCGAACTCCGGCGGCTGGTCGTCGACCACCCGCTGCACGAACGGCTGTGGGCACTGCTGATGCTCGCGCTGGCCGGCGCCGGGCAACAGGCGGCGGCGCTCGAGGCCTACGACACGATCGCCGGCCGGCTGGCCGGGGACCTGGGCGCCGACCCCGGCCCCGAGCTGCGTTCGGCGCAGCTGGCGGTGTTGCGGCAGCAGGCCGTCCCCACCACCGCGCCCCCGCGGCCCGCGCAGCTTCCCCGTGCGGCGGCCGGTTTTCGCGGCCGGCACGCCGAACTGGCGGCACTCGACCGGCTGCTGCCCACGGGCGAGGGCTCGCGCCTCGGCGTCGTCGTCGGGACCGCCGGCGTCGGCAAGTCGGATCTCGCGTCGCAGTGGGCGCACCGCGTCCGCGACCGGTTCCCCGACGGGCAGCTCTACGCCGACCTCCGCCGCTCGGCCCGGCCCGGTCCGGTCCTCGGGCGGTTCCTGCGCGCCTTGGGCGTCCCGGCGCGGGAGATACCGGCGGACCTCGACGAAGCCGCGGCGCTGTACCGGTCCGTGCTGACGACCAAGGCCGTGCTCTGCGTTCTCGACGACGCCCTCGACTCCGAGCACGTCCGGCCGCTGCTGCCCGCGGCGCCGAACTGCACGGTCGTGGTCACCAGCCGCAACCGGCTCGACGGGCTGGTCGCGCTCGACGGCGCCCACCGCGTCGCGCTGGACGTCCTCGACGCGGCCGACGCGGTGTCCGTGCTCGCGACCGCGATCGGCCCCGAACGCGCGGCCCGCGAACCGGCGGCCACCGCCGAGCTGGCGGAAACGTGCGCCCGCCTGCCCATCGCCCTGCGCATCACCGGCGCGCGGATCCGGCACCGGGTCGGCCGCCGCGTCGAAGACCACCTCGCCGACGTCCGCGCCCAGGGCGTGCTGGACAGCCTGACGACCGACGGGGACACCAGCGCGGTCCGGGCCGCCTACGACCTGTCGTACGAGACACTGGACACCGCGACCCGCCGCACGTTCCGGCTGCTCGGCCTGGTTCCCGGCCCGGACACGACCCCGGCCGCGGCCACCGCGCTGACCGGCACCCCGGCCGCCACCCGGCACCTCGAGCGGCTGGCACTGGCCCACCTCGTCCAGGAGCACGCCCCGGGGCGCTACCGCCTGCACGACCTGCTCCGCCGGTACGCCGCCGAACGCGCGGCCGCCGAGTGCACTGTGGACGAACGCGACACCGCCGTGCGGAACCTGCTCGACCACTACCTCGACCGCACCGCCGCCGCGTCCGCGCTGCTGTACCCGTTCCTCCTGCGGCCGCCAGGTCCGGTGCCGGACCGGACCGCGTTCGCGGGGGAAGCGGCGGCCCGGACGTGGCTGGAGGCCGAAGTCCTCAACCTCGTCGCGGCGATCCGCCACGCCCACGCCCACGGGTACCACCACCTGGCGTGGCAGCTCGTCGACGGCCTCCGCGGGCACAGCATGCATTTCTGGCTGCCGGAGGGACCGGACCTCGCGCGGATCGGCCTCGAATCGGCCGAAGCCACGCACCGGGCGGACCTGCGGGCGGCCGCGCACAACAACCTCGCCGCCGTTCTCGCACTCCACTACGACTTCGAGCCCGCCGTCACGCACTTCGAAGCCGCACTGGGGCTTTACCGCGCACTGCGGTTCCGGCGCGGGGTGACCGGCGTGCTGGAGAACCTGGCCACGCTCCACCTGACCACCGGGGACCTCGACCGGGCGGTCACGCTCTTCACCGAGGCCGGCGCCCTCGATCCGGCCCGCAACCCGATCTGCCGGCGCAGTCTCGGCGTCCTCGCCGAGTACCGCGGCCGGCTGGCCGAAGCGAGCGCGATCCACGCCGAACGGGCGGCCACCCGCGACCCGGACGACCTGGTCCTGCTCGCTCGTGTGCACGCCCGCGCGGGCGAGTACGAAACCGCACGCTCCGAAGCGCGAGAAGCGGCCGAGGGCGGCCGGCGGTCGCACGACCGCTGCACGGAGAGCCACGCGCTCGCGGTGCTCAGCAGGGTGCACGCCGCCACCGGCGACCCCGCGCAAGCCGTCCGGCTGGCGGAGAAAGCACTCGAGCACGCACGCGGGATCGGCGACCCCGGCGCGGAGATCGCCGGGCACACCGCCCTCGCCCTGAGCCACCTCGCCGGTGGCGACCACGAACGTGCGCTGCTCAGCGGCCACCACGCACTCCGCACCGCCCGCCGGATCGGCACGCGGTTCGAAGAATGCGAAGCACTCGTGACCATCGGCCGCACCCACCGCGCGGCCGGCCCGAGGGAGCAGGCCGACCACTACCTCGCCACGGCGTCGAAGCTCGCGCGCGCCCACGGCTACGACGGTCTCGCGCGGGAACCCTGA